A stretch of the Gavia stellata isolate bGavSte3 chromosome 11, bGavSte3.hap2, whole genome shotgun sequence genome encodes the following:
- the LOC104253048 gene encoding G-protein coupled receptor 35 — MNVSNNCNVTNLELYHHVRLIEFALYNLIFFFGALFNALALWVFFCKVKKWTETRVYVINLVFADCFVICTLPSMAYLLWNKSTRDELCQFIEAMYFINMVVSIYIISFISIDRYIAIKHPLKARTFRSPSKAALLCGLLWVSVIIGATLELWQRRAGLCFQKDTTMPATQRLLSIFFIFTLPLAILTFCSTEVIRSLKRRLNTNSPEEKLIQKAVHIIYANLILFLICFLPAYLGVLARFIMDSVGATCFLLQVMKNFSSVTRCIATSNCCLDSVCYYFVTKEFHEDFLLLKPSTEKADQVHPLQTHTC; from the coding sequence ATGAATGTGTCCAACAACTGCAATGTTACAAATCTGGAACTGTATCACCATGTTCGTCTCATTGAATTTGCTTTGTAtaacctcattttcttttttggagcACTATTTAATGCCCTTGCCCTCTGGGTGTTCTTCTGCAAGGTAAAGAAGTGGACAGAAACCAGGGTGTATGTAATCAATTTAGTCTTTGCAGACTGCTTCGTCATCTGCACCTTGCCTTCCATGGCTTATTTGCTCTGGAATAAGTCAACCCGAGATGAACTCTGCCAGTTTATAGAGGCAATGTATTTTATCAACATGGTAGTGAGCATCTACATCATTTCATTTATCTCCATCGACCGATATATTGCCATAAAGCACCCCTTGAAAGCCAGGACCTTCAGGTCTCCATCAAAGGCTGCCCTTCTCTGTGGACTTCTGTGGGTCTCCGTGATAATTGGTGCCACCTTAGAGCTTTGGCAGAGACGTGCCGGTCTCTGCTTTCAGAAGGataccaccatgcccgctaCTCAGAGactgctttccattttcttcatttttactcTTCCATTAGCAATCTTGACTTTTTGCTCCACAGAAGTAATCAGGAGCCTTAAGAGACGTCTGAACACAAATTCACCAGAAGAGAAATTAATCCAGAAAGCTGTTCACATCATTTATgcaaatctgattttatttctaatatgTTTTCTGCCAGCCTACCTTGGGGTACTTGCCAGGTTCATAATGGACAGTGTCGGAGCTACCTGCTTCCTGCTCCAGGTTATGAAGAACTTCTCCTCTGTGACGAGGTGTATTGCCACATCCAACTGCTGCCTGGATAGCGTCTGCTACTACTTCGTGACCAAGGAGTTCCATGAAGACTTTCTACTGCTCAAACCCAGCACTGAAAAAGCAGATCAAGTCCACCCCTTGCAGACACACACTTGCTaa
- the LOC104252587 gene encoding G-protein coupled receptor 35 produces the protein MDNCPNDNNTLQNGIVLFQLIVYIPVLSLGIPLNVIAFWVFCCKLKSWTETRVYMINLMVADSFLLFALPFLIYFTKYNHPTDKLCFTIQNIYFTNMPMSILIITLIAIDRYIAIKFPLKAKLFRSSLKSASICGFLWITMIIYCYLHPKFHERKEEVCLQKQSIQPNFFVLFSIIFGYFIPLGIVIFCSVQVIKCLKKKMATSCHETKLIQKAIHIVSVNLCVFIICFSPFYITLLLRFAVDVAGACSLLSEVRASIQICACLANCNCCLDAFCYYFAAKEFPEFPSLFPTCISMRSKMNQSNESQPPTDQVMI, from the coding sequence ATGGACAACTGCCCCAATGACAACAACACGCTGCAGAATGGCATTGTGCTATTTCAACTTATCGTCTACATCCCAGTGCTCTCTTTGGGGATCCCACTGAATGTGATTGCCTTCTGGGTCTTCTGCTGCAAACTCAAGAGCTGGACCGAGACCAGGGTGTACATGATCAATCTCATGGTTGCAGACAGTTTCCTGCTCTTCGCCCTGCCTTTCCTGATATATTTTACCAAGTACAACCATCCCACAGACAAGCTGTGTTTCACCATACAGAACATCTATTTTACAAACATGCCTATGAGCATCCTTATCATCACCCTGATAGCGATTGATCGATACATTGCAATCAAGTTCCCtctaaaagcaaagctttttcGATCCTCGCTGAAATCGGCTTCTATCTGTGGGTTTCTTTGGATAACGATGATAATTTACTGCTACTTGCATCCAAAATTtcatgaaagaaaggaagaagtctGCCTTCAGAAACAATCTATTCAACCTAATTTTTTCGTGTTATTCTCCATTATTTTTGGGTATTTTATTCCCTTAGGGATAGTGATTTTTTGCTCAGTACAAGTCATCAAATGTCTCAAAAAGAAGATGGCCACAAGCTGCCATGAGACAAAGTTAATCCAGAAAGCAATCCACATTGTTTCTGTGAATTTGTGTGTGTTCATCATATGTTTTTCACCTTTCTACATCACACTGCTCCTACGGTTTGCAGTGGATGTTGCTGGAGCTTGTTCTCTGCTCTCAGAAGTAAGAGCCTCTATTCAGATCTGTGCATGCTTAGCAAATTGTAACTGTTGTTTGGATGCATTTTGCTATTACTTTGCAGCCAAGGAATTTCCGgaatttccttctctgttccCCACTTGTATATCAATGAGGTCCAAGATGAACCAAAGCAACGAGTCACAGCCACCCACAGATCAAGTCATGATATAA
- the LOC104256901 gene encoding LOW QUALITY PROTEIN: G-protein coupled receptor 35 (The sequence of the model RefSeq protein was modified relative to this genomic sequence to represent the inferred CDS: deleted 2 bases in 1 codon), whose amino-acid sequence MTKELSDYLKIRAFHLAAGLLQAPQSTGGGTSHASGDRGSSTPGKCVEEGRGSFLHQPCCCHSHRQMVITGHLAGHVPGALLGGLIVPACHTAAGLEEFTLSKDSERAGTVPLNTPKMNLSSCNITAYESFPLVQLCVYIPVLLLGILLNMLALWVFCCRLDKWTETRVYMVNLAVADCLLLFTLPFKTLSQFHQLKVGRWCLVLEGGYFINRLMSIGIVTVVAADRYLAIKYPLKAKVLRSPLKAAFASGFLWIVIICVMSLIKKLEDREQDELCFEKSSVKPSVVTLCAIIVGFFIPLIILSYCSIQVIAELGRKKKENCREGKLIRKAIYIVSANMAVFIVCFLPLYLGHLLRFLMDSISSNCSAIQRVNNFVHLASVLANTNCCLDAICYYFVNKEFQEASPKLVKSKSEASEEAAIQLPCVTH is encoded by the exons ATGACCAAGGAACTTTCTGATTACCTGAAGAT ACGAGCATTTCACCTCGCTGCAGGACTATTGCAGGCTCCTCAGTCAACAGGAGGTGGTACGAGCCATGCCAGTGGTGACAGAGGAAGCTCAACCCCAGGGAAATGCGTTGAGGAGGGGCGGGGGAGCTTCCTCCACCAGCCTTGCTGCTGTCACAGCCATCGGCAAATGGTCATCACAGGACACCTTGCTGGCCATGTGCCCGGAGCACTGCTAGGAGGGCTGATCGTGCCTGCATGTCACACTGCAGCTGGTCTGGAGGAA TTCACTCTGTCCAAGGACAGCGAGCGAGCAG GAACTGTGCCTCTTAATACCCCTAAAATGAACCTCAGCAGCTGCAATATCACAGCTTATGAAAGCTTTCCACTTGTCCAGCTGTGTGTTTACATCCCGGTTTTGCTTTTGGGCATTTTGCTGAACATGTTGGCGCTGTGGGTATTCTGCTGCAGACTTGACAAATGGACAGAAACCAGAGTATACATGGTCAACTTGGCTGTGGCTGACTGCTTGCTGCTCTTTACTTTGCCTTTTAAAACTTTATCCCAGTTTCATCAGCTGAAGGTAGGTAGATGGTGCCTGGTTCTGGAAGGTGGCTATTTCATAAACCGCTTAATGAGCATCGGTATCGTCACTGTCGTAGCAGCTGATAGGTACCTTGCAATCAAGTACCCTTTGAAAGCCAAGGTGCTGAGGTCGCCACTGAAGGCAGCTTTTGCCTCTGGATTTCTTTGGATAGTCATCATCTGTGTGATGTCCCTTATTAAAAAGTTAGAGGACCGAGAACAAGATGaactttgctttgaaaaatcttcAGTTAAGCCCTCAGTGGTCACACTGTGTGCTATTATTGTAGGGTTTTTCATACCATTGATCATCTTGAGTTATTGCTCCATACAAGTCATTGCAGAACTcgggagaaagaagaaggaaaactgTCGCGAGGGAAAGTTAATCAGGAAGGCCATCTACATAGTGTCTGCAAACATGGCTGTGTTCATCGTCTGCTTTTTACCTCTTTACCTCGGGCATCTCCTTCGCTTTTTAATGGACTCCATCAGCTCCAACTGCTCTGCAATACAGAGGGTTAATAATTTTGTTCACCTCGCCTCAGTCCTCGCAAACACGAACTGTTGCCTGGATGCTATTTGTTACTACTTTGTCAACAAGGAATTTCAGGAAGCATCTCCCAAGCTAGTGAAGTCCAAATCGGAAGCCAGTGAAGAAGCTGCAATTCAGCTCCCATGCGTAACACATTAG